The Tamandua tetradactyla isolate mTamTet1 chromosome 23, mTamTet1.pri, whole genome shotgun sequence genome includes a window with the following:
- the CLDN4 gene encoding claudin-4 yields MASMGLQVMGIALAVLGWLGAILCCALPMWRVTAFIGSNIVTSQTIWEGLWMTCVVQSTGQMQCKVYDSLLALPQDLQAARALTVVCIIAAGLGVLLSVVGGKCTNCVDDESSKAKIMIVAGVVFLLAGLLVMIPVSWTAHNVIRDFYNPLVASGQKREMGASLYIGWAASGLLLLGGALLCCNCPPRSDKPYSAKYSAARSVPASNYV; encoded by the coding sequence ATGGCCTCCATGGGGCTGCAGGTGATGGGCATCGCCCTGGCCGTGCTGGGCTGGCTGGGCGCCATCCTGTGCTGCGCGCTGCCCATGTGGCGCGTGACGGCCTTCATCGGCAGTAACATCGTCACGTCGCAGACCATCTGGGAGGGCCTGTGGATGACCTGCGTGGTGCAGAGCACGGGCCAGATGCAGTGCAAGGTGTACGACTCGCTGCTGGCGCTGCCGCAGGACCTGCAGGCGGCCCGCGCGCTCACCGTCGTGTGCATCATCGCGGCCGGGCTGGGCGTGCTGCTGTCCGTGGTGGGGGGCAAGTGCACCAACTGCGTGGACGACGAGAGCTCCAAGGCCAAGATCATGATCGTGGCGGGCGTGGTGTTCCTGCTGGCCGGCTTGCTGGTGATGATACCCGTGTCCTGGACGGCCCACAACGTCATCCGCGACTTCTACAACCCGCTGGTGGCCTCGGGCCAGAAGCGCGAGATGGGCGCCTCGCTCTACATCGGCTGGGCGGCGTCGGGCCTGCTGCTGCTTGGGGGGGCTCTGCTCTGCTGCAACTGCCCCCCGCGCTCCGACAAGCCCTACTCCGCCAAGTACTCCGCCGCCCGCTCCGTGCCCGCCAGCAACTACGTGTGA
- the METTL27 gene encoding LOW QUALITY PROTEIN: methyltransferase-like protein 27 (The sequence of the model RefSeq protein was modified relative to this genomic sequence to represent the inferred CDS: inserted 2 bases in 1 codon), translated as MAREEAGRLPDVRARVGASHGITDLARKLQFYDRWAPDYDQDVAALQYRAPRLAVDCLTQAFPGLPHSALILDVACGTGLVAAELQARGFLQLHGVDGSPEMLKQARARGLYQCLSLCTLGREPLPSPEGTFDAVLMVGALSDGQVPCSAVPELLRVTKPGGLVCLTTRTNPSNLRYKEALEATLDRLEQAGAWKCLVTWPXWTGGNWPPLSSRWYPEALPMTALSLALSTCTESRKWPWLRRHSPVPSPHLTSEAPSGPGWAHLLGLLCFIWKNWAFVPSPAPGMVCLLNELPEGRGGLVAVWFSGLRKGWHLSLWGPEAGMVQSPCSRPPRAAPALSCVFITPPRMVGSLASDA; from the exons ATGGCGCGGGAGGAGGCGGGGAGGTTGCCCGACGTGCGCGCGCGGGTCGGGGCGTCCCACGGCATCACCGACCTGGCCCGCAAACTCCAGTTCTATGACCGCTGGGCTCCGGATTACGACCAG GATGTGGCTGCCCTGCAATACCGCGCCCCCCGCCTGGCAGTGGACTGCCTCACCCAAGCCTTTCCAGGCCTGCCCCACTCTGCCCTGATACTGGACGTGGCCTGTGGCACCGGCCTGGTGGCTGCGGAG CTGCAGGCCCGGGGCTTCCTCCAGCTCCATGGGGTAGATGGGAGCCCAGAGATGCTGAAACAGGCTCGCGCCCGCGGCCTCTACCAATGCCTCAGCCTCTGCACCCTGGGCCGGGAGCCTCTGCCCAGCCCTGAAG GGACCTTTGACGCAGTGCTGATGGTGGGTGCCCTCAGTGACGGCCAGGTGCCCTGCAGTGCAGTACCCGAGCTCCTGCGAGTCACCAAGCCAG gTGGGCTGGTGTGTCTGACCACCAGGACCAACCCATCCAACCTTCGCTATAAGGAGGCACTGGAGGCTACCTTGGACAGGCTGGAGCAGGCTGGGGCGTGGAAATGCCTGGTGACCTGGCC GTGGACCGGTGGGAACTGGCCACCTCTGAGCTCGAGGTGGTACCCGGAAGCTCTGCCAATGACGGCTTTATCTCTGGCATTGTCTACCTGTACCGAAAGCAGGAAGTGGCCTTGGTTGAGAAGACACagcccagtccccagcccccacctgACCTCTGAGGCTCCTAGTGGCCCTGGCTGGGCCCATCTGCTGGGCCTCCTCTGCTTCATCTGGAAAAATTGGGCCTTtgtgcccagccctgccccaggaaTGGTCTGCCTATTAAATGAGCTCCCAGAAGGGAGGGGAGGACTCGTGGCTGTGTGGTTCTCTGGCCTCAGGAAAGGGTGGCATCTGTCCCTGTGGGGACCAGAAGCAGGAATGGTGCAGAGCCCCTGCTCCCGGCCACCCAGAGCCGCGCCTGCCCTCAGCTGTGTTTTTATAACGCCTCCCAGGATGGTGGGCAGTCTTGCCTCTGATgcatag
- the TMEM270 gene encoding transmembrane protein 270 encodes MEAIPPVRSSLLGILQQVVRLLVLLVQNRTHLYNLLLLKIVLFNQWVSALAQEAQGSCSRQGPPPPAGAACPVGPPLRAGLGLVEAPVCLVLRVPKLAWAGVLGCARALDLAPQRLDAWARLGLSAATWADLLLSCLHSLLQAALLLLLPAWRLCRMVCRRSLGQLLGKALLENRVVLELLALLKHLSWRAESLVALTTWHLAYLVTWTTCLASRLLQAAFDHTAQLARAQEAEPQEASGPLSELPLPESLTPEAGPTPPVHETLGE; translated from the exons ATGGAGGCCATCCCTCCAGTCAGGTCCAGCCTCTTGGGGATTCTGCAACAGGTGGTGAGGCTGTTGGTGCTG CTGGTCCAGAACCGGACCCACCTCTACAACTTGCTGCTCCTCAAGATCGTCCTCTTCAACCAGTGGGTGTCAGCGCTGGCCCAGGAGGCCCAGGGGTCCTGCAGCAGAcagggccccccacccccggcagGTGCAGCCTGCCCCGTGGGCCCGCCTCTCCGGGCCGGGCTGGGGCTGGTAGAGGCCCCCGTGTGTCTGGTGCTGCGGGTGCCCAAGCTGGCGTGGGCGGGCGTGCTGGGCTGCGCCCGAGCCTTGGACCTGGCCCCACAGAGGCTGGATGCCTGGGCGCGGCTGGGCCTCTCGGCAGCCACCTGGGCAGACCTGCTGCTGTCGTGTCTGCACAGCCTGCTGCAGGCAgccttgctgctgctgctgccggcCTGGAGGCTGTGCCGGATGGTTTGCCGCCGCAGCCTGGGCCAGCTGCTCGGCAAG GCGCTGCTGGAGAACCGTGTGGTGCTGGAGCTCCTAGCGCTGCTGAAGCATCTGTCCTGGCGGGCGGAGAGCCTGGTGGCACTCACCACCTGGCACCTGGCCTACCTTGTCACCTGGACCACCTGCCTTGCCTCCCGCCTCCTGCAGGCTGCCTTTGACCACACAGCTCAACTGGCCCGGGCCCAGGAGGCTGAGCCCCAGGAGGCCTCAGGGCCCTTGTCTGAGCTCCCTCTCCCCGAGTCCCTGACCCCCGAGGCTGGGCCAACCCCACCTGTGCACGAAACCCTTGGAGAATAA